Genomic DNA from Gimesia aquarii:
CTGCTCACTGTTTTGCTTGTGGGGTGAATCAGTTTTCTCAACACAGATCTTTTCTTTTGTCGCTTTTTCAGCAGCAAATCCAACTATCGAAAAGCTCCCTGCGATCACCCCTACCAGTAATAGTAATCGCAATGGACTGAAATTTAACTTCATGGATGCCTACTCTCCTGTTGATCTTTCAGACAATTGTGGATATTTTTATCCAATATAGAGACTATTAAAGTCCTTTGTCAAGAAAAACCTGTGAGGCCGTTTCATGTTGAGTGAAGAAAGATTCAATTCGGAAAGTAAATGATGACGTTTCTCGACCATGTAAACCGCATCTACTACAGGAATTGTTTTTCAATACCAAACAGTTCCTAATCTGCTCTCGTTCATTCTCGATTTTGAAATAGCTACCATCGCTCTATGTTTATGTATATAATAGCTGTAATATAAAAACCATTTCTCGCGCTTATGTGTTATGTCTAAACCTCACGATATCAATTCTTTTCTCGAGTTATTAAGGAAGAGTAAGCTTCTCTCAGAGGATGAAGTTCGCGCTGCCATTGACGAATTGAAGCTGGAAAGCTTTGCTACTCCCAAAGAAGCAGCTCAAAAACTGGTGACCGAGAACGTATTGACCCGCTATCAAGGTGAGCGTCTGCTTTCAGGACGGACCCGTGGCTTTTTTATTCATAACTATAAAGTCCTGGAAATCCTCGGATTCGGGGGAATGGGTAGCCTGTATTTAGCTGAAGATGTGGAAACGTCTGTGCCAGTTGCATTGAAAGTGCTGAATGAAAAATGCCGCAACGATACGGGAATGCTCACGCGACTGAAACTCGAAGCCACTGCTGGTAAACGTTTACAACATCCGCATGTGGTACATACAATTGATTTTGATGATACGGGCGCCATATGTTACATCGCGATGGAGTTTATCAAAGGAATCAGCTTGCTTGAGTTGGTTTTACTCAAACAGAGATCGCTGCCGACTCCGCAGGTTTGTGATGTCATCTATCAAGCGGCATTGGGTCTTGAAAACGCACATCAGGCAGGGATTGTGCATCGCGATCTGAAACCGGAAAATTTGATTATCGACGCGGAAGGATTCGTAAAAGTTCTGGATTTTGGTCTGGCTCTTCTGAAGGATAACCCCGAGGCAGAGTTCTCGCTGGCGATGATCTTTGGACATGGCTGCGTAGGCACACCCGATTATATCGCTCCCGAACAATCCAGAGACGGGCAGTCTGTAGATGCCCGCGCTGATATCTACGGTCTTGGCAGTACGATGTATTTTCTGCTGACTGGAAAACTTCCGTTCCCTAAAGGAACCGCTTCTCAAAAGATTCAAGGACATCGTGAGCAATCACCGAGGTCAATTGCTGAAATCGCACCGAAAGTTCCAAAGGAAGTTGTCGCGATTGTAGAAAAAATGATGGCGAAAAAGCCAGATGACCGTTTTCAATCGATGGCTGAATTAGCTGCCGCATTAAAACCATTTGCCAAACGAAAACCAGTCGAGTTTCGGTTTAACAAAGTTGTCTCACAGCGCGTGCGTGAAGCGAAAGCGCGAAATGCAATCGCTCAGTCGAGTATTGCCAGTCCCCAACTTTCCTCGCAAATTGCAACAGCCAGTCGTGTTGCTGAACAGGCACACGAAAAAACGGTGGGGCTCGAACGCATGAGGGGTGGCGATTCAGAATTCTCGAAGAGTGGACTGCTACGTCAAGCTATGCCAATCACATCCACAGACTTGATGGCGCAACAAACGACTGCAGCCATGAATGATCAGATCGACTCAGCAGAACTCGTTTCCCTCGATGACCAACAACGCTTCGCACTTGCTCAGAAACGGCTCGTGCTAGGACGGAATGCGAACTGTGATATTCACGTGGATCGCCCCGGCGTTTCAGGAGAACATTGTGAATTCCGCTTTGAGAACAGTAATTGGGTTGTAACGGACTTAAACAGTAAAAATGGGATTGAAGTCGGAGGCTCTCGGGTTCAGGAACAAATCCTTTTTCCCGGCGATACGCTCACGATTGCTGCTACATACCACTTCGAATTCGCGGATCCCAATCAAAGTCCCTCCAATGGCAAACACAAAAACATGCTTATCGCTGCTTCTGTCCTGGCCGGTGTTTGCCTGATTGGTGGGATCGGGTATTGGCTGCTGTCGAAGTAATTTCCCTGGAAAGTATTGAATCGATGCCGAGAAATTTATTTCGATGTTAAACTAGCCGCTATCTGTTTTGCCACCTGCTTACCTAATAGATCGTAACCTTTGCTGTTAAAATGGACGTCCTTGGGATTCTGTGTCTCAGACAAATGAGGAGTAATAAAGGTAAATAGGTCGTCAATCTCAACACCTTGTTTTTTCATCACACGCGCTGCAATCGCGTTCTTTTCTTCGAGTGCCATTTTCATCGCTGGCCCCTCTTTCCAATCGGCGGGAATCGGTGTACTGCTGGCCCAGATCAATTTGGCTCCTGTTTTCTTTAAACGTTCTACAATTGTTTCCAGACGCGATTCATAATCGGCCGGTGGTGTGCGTCGATCGTGAATACCGAAGTTGAAGTGAATCACATCCCAGTTCCCCTTGCCAAGCCATACATCGAGTTTTTTCAAGCCTGTCGCCGTCGGTCCACAATTGGCCGGTGCGCGATGCACGTTTGCTTTGCCTGCAAGTGCTTTTCGTACGGCCAATGTGTATCCTCGTGAAACAGAATCGCCAATCAATAAGATACGAGGGAGCTGGGGATCATCGGCAACATAATCCCAGGCAGTCACTCTTCCCGCTAGTTTTTGTTTTTTATAAATTGGCAGATAAAAGGAACCCAGATTTTCTTCCAGTACCGTTTCCCAAGCTTGTTGCTCAGGTGATAAAGTGATTTTCCAGGCCGCAAACTTTTTGTTCAATTCGGCAGTTTGTTTTGCTTTTTTCGTAGCCGCTTCCCTGGCATTTGTCGGTTCTGATTTCTTGTCATTACCCCAAATTGGAGATACGATGCAGCTAGTGCATACACAAAACAAAAGATATAACCGCAAATGCTGAATTTGTGTGGACATGAAGCGTTTCCTGAATTCGATCTATATCATTAACAAGACGATTAATTACTCTTCATTTCAGAATACCGTGAGTGTCCAGTCGTAACAATCTCGGCTGCAAAATTCTTTTCAAACCGGTTCTATCAAGAACCATCTCAACGGAATATTAATCAATAAAAGTCTGCTTCATTTTAAATTGAGGATTTTATCGTGTCACACAATTTTCGCTCGAAACTGAAACAGGGTGAACTACTGATATCACCAATGGTCACGCTATCTTGTCCCGAAACTGCAGAGATCCTGTCTGAAGCAGGCTATGACTGGTTATTTCTCGATGCTGAACATAGTACGTATGCCGCATCTGATTTGCAGACAATCATAGGACGTGTGGCACATACCTTACCCTGTCTCGTCAGGCTCGCTGCACCAGATGAAGTGCTCATCAAAAAAGCCCTGGATCTCGGTGCAGCCGGGATTATTGCCCCTCAAGTGAATACTCCTGAATTAGCGGAAAAAATAGTTTCATATGCAAAGTACTCTCCTCAGGGAACACGGGGGGTCGGACTGGGTCGTGCACACGGTTATGGTTTTGCCTTCGATGACTATCTCAGTTCTGCTAATGACAATATAACTGTGGTTGTGCAAGCCGAACAGATTGACGCAGTGAATAACATCGAACAGATTGTAAATGTTTCTGGAGTCGACGCCGTTTTGATCGGCCCTTACGACCTCTCTGCCAGCCTCAAAAAAATCGGCGAGATCGATCACCCGGATGTGGTGAATGCCATTCAGCATGTGACCGAAGTTTGCCAAAAACAAAACATGCCACTAGGGATTTTTGGAGTCACCGTAAATGCAATAAAGCCCTATATTGAAAAAGGGTTCACACTGATCACAGTCGGCGTTGATACGGTCATGTTAGGACAGGCAGCGCGAAAAATGCTGGGGCAATTAAAGTAAATCGGAATGAATCATGATTAAGACACGCGATGCGACTACAGCAGATCTTCCAGCGATCGTCGATATTTATAATCAATCGATTCCCGCCGGTACAGCAACGGCGGATACAAAACCCATCGAGGTCGCTGACCGCATACAATGGTTTGAGCAATTCTCACCCCAAAAACGTCCGATCTGGGTTGCAGAGGATGAAGCGGACCAAATCGTGGGCTGTATTTATCTGACTTCTTTTTATGCCGGTCGTCCCGCGTATGACAAAACAGCAGAAGTCAGTCTCTATCTCGCCAACTCACACCAGAAACAGGGACTCGGTTCGTTTCTGTTACAAAAGATGATTGATGCCTGCCCTGCCCTGGGAATCACAACACTGGTTGGCATGCATTTCGACCATAACGAAGGTACCAAGCACTTAAACAAAAAATTCGGCTTTGAAGTTTGTGGCCACCTGCCCGAAATCGCTGAAGTCCACGGACATAAACGTGGGCTGTTGATTTCACTTCTGCGAATACCACAAGCGAAATAAAAGTGGGAATTTACTCGCTCTCTTCTTTATTGGAATCACCTGGCTGGATTTCCATTTGATCTTCACTTTTTGCTTTGGTTGTGACCAGTGGATATGCTTTAAATGCGTCTGCTGCAAGTTCGAAGGCGCGGCCTGCTGCAGTAAGCACGAAACCACCGTTCGTTGCGGAATCCTTCTCATAGGCAAGCAGATATTTATCATTTTCCTGACCGGAGTTTGTTAAATATGCATCCCAGATCACAACGAGCTGTCCCTTTCGAACCATTTCCTGTATTGATGGCGGAATCTCGACAATAGAAACGGAATCAGGAGGAACAATGCTTGTTTGCTTGGGTGGTGGCGGTGGATTGTTCATGAAATCGATTAATGCATCGAGGTTTGGTGGAGATTGTTCCCGCATTCGATGAAATTCATGATAAGCCAAACCCAATTTTTGTAACTCGCCTTTGAGAGAACTTTCGTTCTGATCTGGCTGACGGGTTTGTTCTAAATAAACTCCTATGCAAACAACGATCAGTAACACAATTACCAGTGTTCTGACCATCAATGGCGTTCGACTTGAATTTGTTGCTGGATCTGATTGAGGAGGAGTTTCTTCTATTTCTTCATGTTCCTTCGAATTCATAACGGCTCTCAAATCGTAATCACAGAATACATCAGTTAAAGAATAATACTGTTATTAATCATAAATATAACGGCTCAATTTACTGTACTCAGAAATCTGTCTGAATACAAGAACAAGAAAATAAAGCTTGAGTACATCTAGCACAGACTAACGGGAGCATTGATTTTGCCAAAGATTCCAATAAGTTCGCATACGATGAGCAAATGCCTTTGACTTTTCTGCATAGACACGGTCTGCGATTTTGAAAGCCGCTGATTGCAGTTCTTTTCGCTGTTGTTTGATCATTTTTAGAAGCAGATCGATATCAGTAGAAGTTTCAAGTACTCTTTCTTCATTTTGTACAAGTTGAGTCATGACTGCTAAATCATGGTCGTCTCCCAACAGATCGTTTAATCGATCCAATTCAACGATACGAGCTGAAATCACCGGTTGCCAGACATCGACTATGAGCCTCATATGATAAAGATGATTTTTGCTTGCCTTGCGACAATCGTGTAACAGTTCATCATTCGGACGGCGATGGATTTTTTTTAAAGCTTTCGCGCCTTGTTGGTATGTTTGTTTCAAACCATGTGAGATGATTTTCTCCACCGCTCCTTCGATCTTCCAGTTTCCAACTGAGTCTCGAGCTTCTTCAAGTTGCTCCGACAGTTTTTCTAACTCTCGATCCAGATCAATCCATTCTTCAACAATATTTTGCCTGCGGATTAGCAACTTCTTTTCGAACTCAGAGAACAACGCTTCGTATCCAGAATCACTAAAACGCTTACTTAATTTTTTAAGCGATTCTAACATTGATTCCGCATCTCTCACACGAGACAGCCTGCGCCCAGCAGCACTATACCAGATATTGAGGCGGGAAAAGTCATCACCTAATCCTGAACAAACAAGGCGAATCAACCCACGCAGTTTCTTAAACTGTTTTCGAACCTCATGTATGGCTTGATGCCGGTCCCGTTTGGGGTTCTGTAACTCACAAATGGCCTGGCTTAGTTGCTCTTGTGCAATCCGATGAACTCCACTCGCCAGAGATTCCTCTTGTTTGAATTGGTATCCCATTACAAAATCCGCATTTTAAAATTATTAGGACAGAATCAATAGAAAAAATCTCATGAATGCGTTGTTGATTCTACCCAGTGCATCACGCACACAATGAGTACGCCCGAGATGGCAAACCCACTAATGACAGGGATCACGGTACCATTATAACTGTGTCCGATGAGTATACCGCAGGGTACGGAAATTAAAGTTGAGATTGCTCCTGTCACAGCGGCTCCCATTCCGGCAATATGCCCAAGAGGTTCCATAGCCATTGCGTTTAAATTTCCATACATAATACCAAAGCAAAACAGAATTATCATCATGTAGAGCATAAGAGACCATAGCGGA
This window encodes:
- a CDS encoding FHA domain-containing serine/threonine-protein kinase, translated to MSKPHDINSFLELLRKSKLLSEDEVRAAIDELKLESFATPKEAAQKLVTENVLTRYQGERLLSGRTRGFFIHNYKVLEILGFGGMGSLYLAEDVETSVPVALKVLNEKCRNDTGMLTRLKLEATAGKRLQHPHVVHTIDFDDTGAICYIAMEFIKGISLLELVLLKQRSLPTPQVCDVIYQAALGLENAHQAGIVHRDLKPENLIIDAEGFVKVLDFGLALLKDNPEAEFSLAMIFGHGCVGTPDYIAPEQSRDGQSVDARADIYGLGSTMYFLLTGKLPFPKGTASQKIQGHREQSPRSIAEIAPKVPKEVVAIVEKMMAKKPDDRFQSMAELAAALKPFAKRKPVEFRFNKVVSQRVREAKARNAIAQSSIASPQLSSQIATASRVAEQAHEKTVGLERMRGGDSEFSKSGLLRQAMPITSTDLMAQQTTAAMNDQIDSAELVSLDDQQRFALAQKRLVLGRNANCDIHVDRPGVSGEHCEFRFENSNWVVTDLNSKNGIEVGGSRVQEQILFPGDTLTIAATYHFEFADPNQSPSNGKHKNMLIAASVLAGVCLIGGIGYWLLSK
- a CDS encoding GNAT family N-acetyltransferase, with translation MIKTRDATTADLPAIVDIYNQSIPAGTATADTKPIEVADRIQWFEQFSPQKRPIWVAEDEADQIVGCIYLTSFYAGRPAYDKTAEVSLYLANSHQKQGLGSFLLQKMIDACPALGITTLVGMHFDHNEGTKHLNKKFGFEVCGHLPEIAEVHGHKRGLLISLLRIPQAK
- a CDS encoding CHAD domain-containing protein, whose protein sequence is MGYQFKQEESLASGVHRIAQEQLSQAICELQNPKRDRHQAIHEVRKQFKKLRGLIRLVCSGLGDDFSRLNIWYSAAGRRLSRVRDAESMLESLKKLSKRFSDSGYEALFSEFEKKLLIRRQNIVEEWIDLDRELEKLSEQLEEARDSVGNWKIEGAVEKIISHGLKQTYQQGAKALKKIHRRPNDELLHDCRKASKNHLYHMRLIVDVWQPVISARIVELDRLNDLLGDDHDLAVMTQLVQNEERVLETSTDIDLLLKMIKQQRKELQSAAFKIADRVYAEKSKAFAHRMRTYWNLWQNQCSR
- a CDS encoding SGNH/GDSL hydrolase family protein, with protein sequence MSTQIQHLRLYLLFCVCTSCIVSPIWGNDKKSEPTNAREAATKKAKQTAELNKKFAAWKITLSPEQQAWETVLEENLGSFYLPIYKKQKLAGRVTAWDYVADDPQLPRILLIGDSVSRGYTLAVRKALAGKANVHRAPANCGPTATGLKKLDVWLGKGNWDVIHFNFGIHDRRTPPADYESRLETIVERLKKTGAKLIWASSTPIPADWKEGPAMKMALEEKNAIAARVMKKQGVEIDDLFTFITPHLSETQNPKDVHFNSKGYDLLGKQVAKQIAASLTSK
- a CDS encoding HpcH/HpaI aldolase family protein, whose amino-acid sequence is MSHNFRSKLKQGELLISPMVTLSCPETAEILSEAGYDWLFLDAEHSTYAASDLQTIIGRVAHTLPCLVRLAAPDEVLIKKALDLGAAGIIAPQVNTPELAEKIVSYAKYSPQGTRGVGLGRAHGYGFAFDDYLSSANDNITVVVQAEQIDAVNNIEQIVNVSGVDAVLIGPYDLSASLKKIGEIDHPDVVNAIQHVTEVCQKQNMPLGIFGVTVNAIKPYIEKGFTLITVGVDTVMLGQAARKMLGQLK